A single window of Nomascus leucogenys isolate Asia chromosome 18, Asia_NLE_v1, whole genome shotgun sequence DNA harbors:
- the RASGEF1A gene encoding ras-GEF domain-containing family member 1A isoform X2, which translates to MPQTSVVFSSILGPSCSGHVQPGMGERGGGAGGGSGDLIFQDGRLISGSLEALMEHLVPTVDYYPDRTYIFTFLLSSRVFMPPHDLLARVGQICVEQKQQLEAGPEKAKLKSFSAKIVQLLKEWTEAFPYDFQDEKAMAELKAITHRVTQCDEENGTVKKAIAQMTQSLLLSLAARSQLQELREKLRPPAVDKGPILKTKPPAAQKDILGVCCDPLVLAQQLTHIELDRVSSIYPEDLMQIVSHMDSLDNHRCRGDLTKTYSLEAYDNWFNCLSMLVATEVCRVVKKKHRTRMLEFFIDVARECFNIGNFNSMMAIISGMNLSPVARLKKTWSKVKTAKFDVLEHHMDPSSNFCNYRTALQGATQRSQMANSSREKIVIPVFNLFVKDIYFLHKIHTNHLPNGHINFKKFWEISRQIHEFMTWTQVECPFEKDKKIQSYLLTAPIYSEEALFVASFESEGPENHMEKDSWKTLRTTLLNRA; encoded by the exons ATGCCCCAGACGTCCGTTGTCTTCTCCAGCATCCTTGGGCCCAGCTGTAGCGGACACGTGCAGCCTGGCATGGGGGAGCGTGGAGGTGGGGCCGGTGGCGGCTCTGGGGACCTCATCTTCCAAGATGGACGCCTCATCTCTGGGTCCCTGGAGGCCCTGATGGAGCACCTTGTTCCCACAGTGGACTATTACCCCGAT AGGACGTACATCTTCACCTTTCTCTTGAGCTCCCGGGTCTTTATGCCCCCTCATGACCTGCTGGCCCGCGTGGGGCAGATCTGCGTggagcagaagcagcagctggaGGCCGGGCCTGAAAAG GCCAAGCTGAAGTCCTTCTCAGCCAAGATCGTGCAGCTCCTGAAGGAGTGGACGGAGGCCTTCCCCTATGACTTCCAGGACGAGAAGGCCATGGCCGAGCTGAAAGCCATCACACACCGTGTCACCCAGTGTGACGAG GAGAATGGCACAGTGAAGAAGGCCATTGCCCAGATGACCCAGAGCCTGTTGCTGTCCCTGGCTGCCCGGAGCCAGCTCCAGGAACTGCGAGAGAAGCTCCGGCCACCGGCTGTAGACAAGGGGCCCATCCTCAAGACGAAGCCACCGGCCGCCCAGAAGGACATCCTGGGCGTGTGCTGCGACCCCCTGGTGCTGGCCCAGCAGCTGACTCACATTGAGCTG GACAGGGTCAGCAGCATTTACCCGGAGGACTTGATGCAGATCGTCAGCCACATGGACTCCTTGGACAACCACAGG TGCCGAGGGGACCTGACCAAGACCTACAGCTTGGAGGCCTACGACAACTGGTTCAACTGCCTGAGCATGCTGGTGGCCACTGAGGTGTGCCGG GTGGTGAAGAAGAAACACCGGACCCGCATGTTGGAGTTCTTCATTGATGTGGCCCGGGAGTGCTTCAACATCGGGAACTTCAACTCCATGATGGCCATCATCT CTGGCATGAACCTCAGTCCTGTGGCAAGGCTGAAGAAAACTTGGTCCAAGGTCAAGACAGCCAAGTTTGATGTCTTGGAG CATCACATGGACCCATCCAGCAACTTCTGCAACTACCGCACAGCCCTGCAGGGGGCCACACAGAGGTCCCAGATGGCCAACAGCAGCCGTGAGAAGATCGTCATCCCTGTGTTCAACCTCTTCGTTAAGGACATCTACTTCCTGCACAAAATCCATACCAACCACCTGCCCAACGGGCACATTAACTTCAAG AAATTTTGGGAGATCTCCAGACAGATCCATGAGTTCATGACATGGACACAGGTAGAGTGTCCCTTCGAGAAGGACAAGAAGATTCAGAGTTACCTGCTCACAGCGCCCATCTACAGCGAGGAAG CTCTCTTCGTCGCCTCCTTTGAAAGTGAGGGTCCCGAGAACCACATGGAAAAAGACAGCTGGAAGACCCTCAG GACCACCCTCCTGAACAGAGCCTGA
- the RASGEF1A gene encoding ras-GEF domain-containing family member 1A isoform X1, whose translation MFLELQETMPQTSVVFSSILGPSCSGHVQPGMGERGGGAGGGSGDLIFQDGRLISGSLEALMEHLVPTVDYYPDRTYIFTFLLSSRVFMPPHDLLARVGQICVEQKQQLEAGPEKAKLKSFSAKIVQLLKEWTEAFPYDFQDEKAMAELKAITHRVTQCDEENGTVKKAIAQMTQSLLLSLAARSQLQELREKLRPPAVDKGPILKTKPPAAQKDILGVCCDPLVLAQQLTHIELDRVSSIYPEDLMQIVSHMDSLDNHRCRGDLTKTYSLEAYDNWFNCLSMLVATEVCRVVKKKHRTRMLEFFIDVARECFNIGNFNSMMAIISGMNLSPVARLKKTWSKVKTAKFDVLEHHMDPSSNFCNYRTALQGATQRSQMANSSREKIVIPVFNLFVKDIYFLHKIHTNHLPNGHINFKKFWEISRQIHEFMTWTQVECPFEKDKKIQSYLLTAPIYSEEALFVASFESEGPENHMEKDSWKTLRTTLLNRA comes from the exons ATGTTCCTGGAGCTCCAG GAAACTATGCCCCAGACGTCCGTTGTCTTCTCCAGCATCCTTGGGCCCAGCTGTAGCGGACACGTGCAGCCTGGCATGGGGGAGCGTGGAGGTGGGGCCGGTGGCGGCTCTGGGGACCTCATCTTCCAAGATGGACGCCTCATCTCTGGGTCCCTGGAGGCCCTGATGGAGCACCTTGTTCCCACAGTGGACTATTACCCCGAT AGGACGTACATCTTCACCTTTCTCTTGAGCTCCCGGGTCTTTATGCCCCCTCATGACCTGCTGGCCCGCGTGGGGCAGATCTGCGTggagcagaagcagcagctggaGGCCGGGCCTGAAAAG GCCAAGCTGAAGTCCTTCTCAGCCAAGATCGTGCAGCTCCTGAAGGAGTGGACGGAGGCCTTCCCCTATGACTTCCAGGACGAGAAGGCCATGGCCGAGCTGAAAGCCATCACACACCGTGTCACCCAGTGTGACGAG GAGAATGGCACAGTGAAGAAGGCCATTGCCCAGATGACCCAGAGCCTGTTGCTGTCCCTGGCTGCCCGGAGCCAGCTCCAGGAACTGCGAGAGAAGCTCCGGCCACCGGCTGTAGACAAGGGGCCCATCCTCAAGACGAAGCCACCGGCCGCCCAGAAGGACATCCTGGGCGTGTGCTGCGACCCCCTGGTGCTGGCCCAGCAGCTGACTCACATTGAGCTG GACAGGGTCAGCAGCATTTACCCGGAGGACTTGATGCAGATCGTCAGCCACATGGACTCCTTGGACAACCACAGG TGCCGAGGGGACCTGACCAAGACCTACAGCTTGGAGGCCTACGACAACTGGTTCAACTGCCTGAGCATGCTGGTGGCCACTGAGGTGTGCCGG GTGGTGAAGAAGAAACACCGGACCCGCATGTTGGAGTTCTTCATTGATGTGGCCCGGGAGTGCTTCAACATCGGGAACTTCAACTCCATGATGGCCATCATCT CTGGCATGAACCTCAGTCCTGTGGCAAGGCTGAAGAAAACTTGGTCCAAGGTCAAGACAGCCAAGTTTGATGTCTTGGAG CATCACATGGACCCATCCAGCAACTTCTGCAACTACCGCACAGCCCTGCAGGGGGCCACACAGAGGTCCCAGATGGCCAACAGCAGCCGTGAGAAGATCGTCATCCCTGTGTTCAACCTCTTCGTTAAGGACATCTACTTCCTGCACAAAATCCATACCAACCACCTGCCCAACGGGCACATTAACTTCAAG AAATTTTGGGAGATCTCCAGACAGATCCATGAGTTCATGACATGGACACAGGTAGAGTGTCCCTTCGAGAAGGACAAGAAGATTCAGAGTTACCTGCTCACAGCGCCCATCTACAGCGAGGAAG CTCTCTTCGTCGCCTCCTTTGAAAGTGAGGGTCCCGAGAACCACATGGAAAAAGACAGCTGGAAGACCCTCAG GACCACCCTCCTGAACAGAGCCTGA